CTTATTGTGACCATGTTTAAATTTATTGGCTGGGTGATCACCATTGTATCTTCATTGTATATTGACGTCGCATCCTGGGGAATAAAATCGGTATTGATCTTAATTCCTGTTTTTATCGTTACGTTTTTCTTAATGCATTTTCTGACCAAACCACTCGCAAGAATGTTTAAAAATATAGGCTATAATGGCGAAGAGAGCCATGACTTCCTAGGGCGCATGGGAAAAATGCGTGCTAGTATTGAAGGCAAAAAAATAGGTTCTGCTGAATTTATCATCCAACAAGACCCTATCCGTCTCAATGTCGTGAGCCATAATGGTGAAAAGATCGGCTATGGTGATGATGTCATTATCGTGGATGAATCGAAGGACAAAAAATATTATTATGTCACCAAGGAAATCACCATAGACAATATTTAAAATTGATGAGCAAGACAGAACCGCCTTGTCAGCTAAAAGCTTGCGCAAGTAAAATCTCAATACTCGTATCTAAATACTAAAATCTAAATAAATACTAATCATATGCTATATCAACCTCTTTTATTTTTAAGTGGCTTAAACGGAATTATATTGCTAATTGTCGGTTTAGCTGTCTTTTTAATTTTTGCATTCTTTGTTGTACTGAGTGCATTCTATAAAAAAATCCCGCAGGGAAAGGCGATTGTCCGGACGGGGGTCGGCGGGACAAA
The window above is part of the Sphingobacterium sp. ML3W genome. Proteins encoded here:
- a CDS encoding OB-fold-containig protein produces the protein MTELINILFNPLSNGIMTVLTGLSVVYWFFMFLMGDGVHLFDADANVDLHPTPDVSDVDGSHDMNADGSDHPHHHTDSDTHTEPGFFAKAMDYINVGKVPIMLIVTMFKFIGWVITIVSSLYIDVASWGIKSVLILIPVFIVTFFLMHFLTKPLARMFKNIGYNGEESHDFLGRMGKMRASIEGKKIGSAEFIIQQDPIRLNVVSHNGEKIGYGDDVIIVDESKDKKYYYVTKEITIDNI